Proteins encoded by one window of Oreochromis niloticus isolate F11D_XX linkage group LG17, O_niloticus_UMD_NMBU, whole genome shotgun sequence:
- the klhl42 gene encoding kelch-like protein 42, whose translation MSSEQIIAIIMDDKTYEVNKKKLIEKSDYFRALYSSGMRESTEDSVQLQGLSVLGLELVLEFINTSKVQVVNETLEDLIETASFLQVTSILKLLTSEIRLENCVELYSLSEVYGTHDLRTACLKYMTCYYHPMLRRPEFSSLASAVRDQVKEMRMNGTATLVAIGDFTSLSLDVPDQDEPWSMLRYGEVDQRWKPLANNLPPDMINVRGYGSAILDNYLFIVGGYRMTSQEISAVHCYNPCRNEWNQVAPLNQKRSNFKLLAVQGKLYAVGGQCLGTVECYSPEQDWWTCVSSMPDPLAEFSACECQGMIYVMGGYTARERNTNILRYCPISDTWTTFRSCPAHIRKQQMLSVEDTIYLVGGYTHELDTGLRRRRPSQTEDVLTVQSYNVTTGEWLQLKENTSKSGLNLTCTLHNDGIYIMSRDVSLPTSLEHRVFLKYNIFSDAWEAFRRFPALGQNMLLCSLYLPNVL comes from the exons ATGTCATCCGAGCAGATCATCGCCATCATCATGGATGACAAAACCTACGAAGTGAATAAAAAGAAGCTGATCGAGAAGAGTGACTACTTCCGAGCTCTGTACAGCTCGGGGATGAGGGAGTCCACGGAGGACTCGGTGCAGCTGCAGGGGCTCAGCGTCCTTGGATTGGAGCTGGTCCTGGAGTTCATCAACACCTCCAAAGTCCAGGTAGTCAACGAGACTCTGGAGGACCTGATCGAGACCGCCTCCTTCCTCCAGGTCACCTCCATCCTTAAGCTCCTCACTTCGGAGATCCGGCTGGAGAACTGCGTGGAGCTGTATAGCCTCTCCGAGGTGTATGGGACTCACGACCTGCGTACCGCCTGCCTCAAATACATGACCTGCTACTACCACCCCATGCTGAGGCGGCCTGAGTTCAGCAGCCTGGCCTCTGCTGTCAGGGACCAAGTCAAGGAGATGCGCATGAATGGCACTGCCACCCTGGTGGCCATCGGAGACTTCACCAGCCTGTCCCTGGATGTGCCGGATCAGGATGAGCCCTGGTCCATGCTGAGGTATGGAGAGGTGGATCAGCGCTGGAAGCCCCTCGCCAATAACCTCCCTCCAGATATGATCAACGTCAGGGGGTATGGGTCGGCCATCCTCGATAACTACTTGTTCATAGTCGGCGGGTACAGGATGACGAGTCAGGAGATCTCCGCTGTGCACTGCTACAACCCCTGCAGGAATGAGTGGAACCAGGTGGCGCCGCTCAACCAGAAGAG GTCCAACTTCAAGCTGCTGGCCGTACAGGGAAAGCTGTACGCTGTGGGAGGCCAGTGTCTGGGCACAGTGGAGTGTTACAGCCCTGAGCAGGACTGGTGGACCTGCGTCTCCTCGATGCCCGACCCGCTGGCTGAGTTCTCTGCCTGTGAGTGCCAGGGTATGATCTACGTCATGGGTGGATACACTGCGAGAG AGAGGAACACAAACATCCTCCGATACTGCCCCATCTCTGACACCTGGACGACGTTCCGATCCTGCCCGGCTCACATCCGGAAGCAGCAGATGCTCTCCGTGGAGGACACCATCTACCTGGTGGGTGGCTACACCCACGAGCTGGACACGGGGCTGCGGCGGCGACGTCCCAGCCAAACAGAGGACGTGCTGACGGTGCAGTCGTACAACGTCACCACGGGGGAGTGGCTCCAGCTGAAGGAGAACACGTCCAAGTCGGGACTGAACCTGACGTGCACGCTGCACAACGACGGCATCTACATCATGAGCCGGGACGTCAGCCTGCCCACCAGCCTGGAGCACCGCGTTTTTCTCAAATACAACATTTTCTCCGATGCTTGGGAGGCCTTCAGGCGCTTCCCGGCTCTGGGACAGAACATGCTGCTCTGCTCACTTTACCTTCCTAACGTGCTGTGA
- the LOC100711480 gene encoding UPF0577 protein KIAA1324-like isoform X2 yields the protein MREQAWASRSARCSFLLSIATTTTTIIIIIIAAHTSSVKGAGDLRPCNKSDYYYQYTECDSTGSRWRVAIPVHPGSCSDLPPPTRGTECSFSCPAGKFLEMSTQQCTPCAAGSYSLGSGLRFDQWDAIPAGFTSLASFLDTGPNGEDIQACKSSSWTPQGVYLESNRDECTVSLVYAVHLEKQGSVSFTYQYPDNNIFFEFYVQNEQCQEMAQTDDQKWIKVTNNGEWDTHTVSLKSGTNILYWRTTGILVGGKMVKPVLLKNIQIEGVAYTSECFPCRPGWFRSTPGSSSCQPCPSNTYSVKGASSCTPCPEHHYSHEGWAECKVKPPCSEKDYFQIHKACDSDGKTQVLYRWVEPKICVENITGAMELPATGQREPCPPCNPGYYNSNDSTCLPCPPGAHSDGTYACAQCPAGTEPVLGYEYKWWNVLPSNMKTSCFNVGNSKCDDMNGWEVAGDHIRSGAGSSDNDYLILSLHVPGFKVPASLSGMTGSEFGRITFVFETICSADCELYFMMDVNRKSTTVVESWEGSKGKQSYSHSMTRNASVTYTWAFQRTNHALDNRRFIADTVKIYSINLTNVIDGVASACRACALVPQNSQRAGSSCVPCPAGFYIDRDTNRCQECPPNTHLAGRQTYGQDACVACGPGSISNKEHSRCYSDCSFTHTLNNRTLTFDLSALSDVASLTIGPSFTSKGTKYLHLFNISLCGHGGKRAAVCTDNVTDVSNKDDQSDAAQFVNSVDSFICQSTIIPSDGRGFRMAISSQSISLADTFIGATVDTILNGVNAEPDLFPENSQDVPDINFFYRSTQVTASCDQGRSSVITVRCNPEKSERGELSVPSSCPAGTCDGCTFHFLWESASACPRCTEDDYHQIEGACKGGVQETLYVWNEPKLCTKGVSLPPRSSSPCEAIALWLKVGVGGGAFVAVLLISLTCYFWKKNKRLEYKYSRLVMSANKECELPAADSCGLAEGEEPDDDVVYAQKPSLLGKLRAIANKEDGESSESVQLKSSQSDRWVLG from the exons ATGAGGGAGCAAGCGTGGGCCTCCCGGTCCGCACGCTGCAGCTTTTTACTCAGCAtcgccaccaccaccaccaccatcatcatcatcatcatcgccgcTCATACATCATCAGTTAAAGGCGCCGGAGACCTGCGGCCGTGTAATAAG TCAGACTACTACTACCAGTACACAGAGTGCGACAGCACAGGGTCACGATGGAGGGTCGCCATCCCTGTGCATCCAGGCTCCTGCTCAGATCTTCCTCCTCCAACCAGAGGCACTGAATGCT CCTTCTCATGCCCGGCTGGGAAGTTTTTGGAGATGTCCACACAGCAGTGCACGCCGTGTGCGGCCGGTTCTTATTCTTTGGGCAGCGGCCTTCGTTTTGACCAATGGGACGCCATCCCTGCGGGCTTCACCAGCTTGGCCAGCTTCCTCGACACCGGGCCGAATGGAGAGGACATTCAGGCCTGTAAAAG CTCATCGTGGACGCCGCAGGGCGTGTATCTGGAGTCCAACCGTGACGAGTGCACGGTGTCCCTGGTTTATGCCGTACATCTGGAAAAACAGGGCTCTGTCTCCTTCACCTACCAGTACCCCGACAACAACATCTTCTTTGAGTTCTAT GTCCAGAATGAGCAATGCCAGGAAATGGCTCAGACTGACGATCAGAAATGGATAAAAGTCACCAACAATGGAGAATGGGACACACACACG GTGAGCCTGAAGTCTGGTACCAACATCCTGTACTGGAGAACCACTGGGATACTGGTGGGGGGGAAGATGGTCAAGCCTGTGCTGCTGAAGAACATCCAAATAGAAG GTGTCGCCTACACATCCGAGTGTTTCCCGTGCCGACCCGGGTGGTTCAGGTCGACCCCCGGCTCCTCATCCTGCCAGCCCTGCCCCAGCAACACTTACTCTGTGAAAGGGGCGTCCTCCTGTACGCCCTGCCCCGAACACCACTACTCAC ACGAGGGATGGGCTGAATGTAAGGTGAAGCCGCCGTGCTCGGAGAAGGATTACTTCCAGATCCACAAAGCCTGTGACAGCGACGGGAAG ACGCAGGTGCTGTATCGTTGGGTGGAGCCAAAAATCTGCGTGGAGAACATCACGGGAGCCATGGAGCTGCCGGCAACAGGCCAGAGAGAGCCCTGCCCTCCCTGCAACCCCGGCTACTACAACAGCAACGACTCCACCTGCCTGCCCTGCCCACCTGGAGCGCACTCAGACGGCACCTACG cgTGTGCACAGTGCCCTGCAGGTACCGAGCCGGTGTTGGGTTACGAGTATAAATGGTGGAACGTGCTGCCTTCCAACATGAAGACTTCCTGTTTCAACGTGGGCAATTCCAAATGTGACGACATGAATG GATGGGAGGTGGCGGGAGATCACATTCGCAGCGGAGCGGGAAGTTCGGATAATGACTATCTTATCCTCAGCTTGCATGTCCCCGGCTTcaa GGTCCCAGCCTCGCTTTCAGGGATGACCGGCAGCGAGTTTGGCCGGATAACCTTTGTGTTCGAGACCATCTGCTCAGCCGACTGCGAGCTCTACTTCATGATG GACGTGAACAGGAAGAGCACCACAGTGGTGGAGTCCTGGGAGGGCAGTAAGGGGAAGCAGTCGTACTCGCACAGCATGACCAGAAACGCCTCCGTCACGTACACGTGGGCCTTCCAGAGGACTAACCATGCTCTAGAT AACCGTCGTTTTATTGCTGATACGGTGAAGATCTACTCCATCAACTTGACGAACGTGATTGACGGGGTGGCGTCAGCGTGCCGTGCCTGCGCTCTGGTACCTCAGAACTCCCAGCGTGCCGGCTCCTCTTGCGTTCCCTGCCCAGCTGGTTTTTACATCGACAGAGACACCAACCGATGCCAGGAGTGTCCCCCCAACACACACCTGGCCGGGCGACAAACCTACGGCCAGGATGCGTGTGTCGCGTGTGGACCAGGAAGTATCAGTAACAAG gaACACTCCCGGTGCTACAGCGACTGCTCCTTCACCCACACGCTGAACAACCGCACCCTAACCTTTGACCTCAGCGCCCTGAGCGATGTGGCCTCGCTGACCATCGGGCCGAGTTTCACCTCTAAAGGCACAAAATACCTTCATCTGTTCAACATTAGCCTGTGTGGCCACGGG GGGAAGAGAGCTGCTGTCTGCACCGATAACGTCACCGACGTGTCCAACAAAGACGACCAGAGCGACGCAGCTCAGTTCGTGAACTCAGTGGACAGCTTCATCTGTCAGTCGACCATAATCCCATCGGATGGGCGGGGCTTCAGGATGGCCATTTCCTCGCAATCCATCAGCCTTGCTGACACTTTTATTG GAGCGACAGTAGACACCATTCTCAATGGTGTGAACGCCGAACCAGATCTTTTCCCGGAAAACTCACAGGATGTTCCCGACATCAATTTCTTCtacag GTCAACGCAGGTGACGGCATCATGTGATCAGGGTCGGAGTTCAGTCATTACCGTTCGCTGTAACCCAGAGAAGTCTGAGCGAGGAGAGCTCTCCGTGCCCAG CTCCTGTCCAGCAGGAACATGTGATGGATGCACGTTTCACTTCCTGTGGGAGAGTGCCAGCGCTTGTCCACGATGCACTGAGGACGACTACCACCAGATAGAGGGAGCTTGCAAGGGAGGCGTCCAG GAAACTCTATATGTGTGGAATGAGCCCAAATTGTGCACCAAAGGAGTGTCTCTGCCTCCTCGGAGCTCCTCCCCGTGTGAGGCCATCGCTCTGTGGCTTAAGGTCGGCGTTGGAGGCGGGGCCTTTGTGGCCGTGCTGCTCATCTCCCTCACCTGCTATTTctggaagaaaaacaagag GCTGGAGTACAAGTACTCTCGTCTGGTAATGTCTGCCAACAAAGAGTGTGAGCTGCCAGCTGCAGACAGCTGTGGCCTGGCTGAAGGAGAGGAGCCCGATGACGATGTGGTCTACGCCCAGAAACCCTCGCTGCTGGGGAAACTGCGTGCCATTGCCAACAAG GAGGATGGAGAGAGCAGCGAGTCTGTGCAGTTGAAATCCTCACAGTCTGATCGATGGGTCCTGGGTTAA
- the LOC100711480 gene encoding UPF0577 protein KIAA1324-like isoform X1, protein MREQAWASRSARCSFLLSIATTTTTIIIIIIAAHTSSVKGAGDLRPCNKSDYYYQYTECDSTGSRWRVAIPVHPGSCSDLPPPTRGTECSFSCPAGKFLEMSTQQCTPCAAGSYSLGSGLRFDQWDAIPAGFTSLASFLDTGPNGEDIQACKSSSWTPQGVYLESNRDECTVSLVYAVHLEKQGSVSFTYQYPDNNIFFEFYVQNEQCQEMAQTDDQKWIKVTNNGEWDTHTVSLKSGTNILYWRTTGILVGGKMVKPVLLKNIQIEGVAYTSECFPCRPGWFRSTPGSSSCQPCPSNTYSVKGASSCTPCPEHHYSHEGWAECKVKPPCSEKDYFQIHKACDSDGKTQVLYRWVEPKICVENITGAMELPATGQREPCPPCNPGYYNSNDSTCLPCPPGAHSDGTYACAQCPAGTEPVLGYEYKWWNVLPSNMKTSCFNVGNSKCDDMNGWEVAGDHIRSGAGSSDNDYLILSLHVPGFKVPASLSGMTGSEFGRITFVFETICSADCELYFMMDVNRKSTTVVESWEGSKGKQSYSHSMTRNASVTYTWAFQRTNHALDNRRFIADTVKIYSINLTNVIDGVASACRACALVPQNSQRAGSSCVPCPAGFYIDRDTNRCQECPPNTHLAGRQTYGQDACVACGPGSISNKEHSRCYSDCSFTHTLNNRTLTFDLSALSDVASLTIGPSFTSKGTKYLHLFNISLCGHGGKRAAVCTDNVTDVSNKDDQSDAAQFVNSVDSFICQSTIIPSDGRGFRMAISSQSISLADTFIGATVDTILNGVNAEPDLFPENSQDVPDINFFYRSTQVTASCDQGRSSVITVRCNPEKSERGELSVPSSCPAGTCDGCTFHFLWESASACPRCTEDDYHQIEGACKGGVQETLYVWNEPKLCTKGVSLPPRSSSPCEAIALWLKVGVGGGAFVAVLLISLTCYFWKKNKRLEYKYSRLVMSANKECELPAADSCGLAEGEEPDDDVVYAQKPSLLGKLRAIANKQEDGESSESVQLKSSQSDRWVLG, encoded by the exons ATGAGGGAGCAAGCGTGGGCCTCCCGGTCCGCACGCTGCAGCTTTTTACTCAGCAtcgccaccaccaccaccaccatcatcatcatcatcatcgccgcTCATACATCATCAGTTAAAGGCGCCGGAGACCTGCGGCCGTGTAATAAG TCAGACTACTACTACCAGTACACAGAGTGCGACAGCACAGGGTCACGATGGAGGGTCGCCATCCCTGTGCATCCAGGCTCCTGCTCAGATCTTCCTCCTCCAACCAGAGGCACTGAATGCT CCTTCTCATGCCCGGCTGGGAAGTTTTTGGAGATGTCCACACAGCAGTGCACGCCGTGTGCGGCCGGTTCTTATTCTTTGGGCAGCGGCCTTCGTTTTGACCAATGGGACGCCATCCCTGCGGGCTTCACCAGCTTGGCCAGCTTCCTCGACACCGGGCCGAATGGAGAGGACATTCAGGCCTGTAAAAG CTCATCGTGGACGCCGCAGGGCGTGTATCTGGAGTCCAACCGTGACGAGTGCACGGTGTCCCTGGTTTATGCCGTACATCTGGAAAAACAGGGCTCTGTCTCCTTCACCTACCAGTACCCCGACAACAACATCTTCTTTGAGTTCTAT GTCCAGAATGAGCAATGCCAGGAAATGGCTCAGACTGACGATCAGAAATGGATAAAAGTCACCAACAATGGAGAATGGGACACACACACG GTGAGCCTGAAGTCTGGTACCAACATCCTGTACTGGAGAACCACTGGGATACTGGTGGGGGGGAAGATGGTCAAGCCTGTGCTGCTGAAGAACATCCAAATAGAAG GTGTCGCCTACACATCCGAGTGTTTCCCGTGCCGACCCGGGTGGTTCAGGTCGACCCCCGGCTCCTCATCCTGCCAGCCCTGCCCCAGCAACACTTACTCTGTGAAAGGGGCGTCCTCCTGTACGCCCTGCCCCGAACACCACTACTCAC ACGAGGGATGGGCTGAATGTAAGGTGAAGCCGCCGTGCTCGGAGAAGGATTACTTCCAGATCCACAAAGCCTGTGACAGCGACGGGAAG ACGCAGGTGCTGTATCGTTGGGTGGAGCCAAAAATCTGCGTGGAGAACATCACGGGAGCCATGGAGCTGCCGGCAACAGGCCAGAGAGAGCCCTGCCCTCCCTGCAACCCCGGCTACTACAACAGCAACGACTCCACCTGCCTGCCCTGCCCACCTGGAGCGCACTCAGACGGCACCTACG cgTGTGCACAGTGCCCTGCAGGTACCGAGCCGGTGTTGGGTTACGAGTATAAATGGTGGAACGTGCTGCCTTCCAACATGAAGACTTCCTGTTTCAACGTGGGCAATTCCAAATGTGACGACATGAATG GATGGGAGGTGGCGGGAGATCACATTCGCAGCGGAGCGGGAAGTTCGGATAATGACTATCTTATCCTCAGCTTGCATGTCCCCGGCTTcaa GGTCCCAGCCTCGCTTTCAGGGATGACCGGCAGCGAGTTTGGCCGGATAACCTTTGTGTTCGAGACCATCTGCTCAGCCGACTGCGAGCTCTACTTCATGATG GACGTGAACAGGAAGAGCACCACAGTGGTGGAGTCCTGGGAGGGCAGTAAGGGGAAGCAGTCGTACTCGCACAGCATGACCAGAAACGCCTCCGTCACGTACACGTGGGCCTTCCAGAGGACTAACCATGCTCTAGAT AACCGTCGTTTTATTGCTGATACGGTGAAGATCTACTCCATCAACTTGACGAACGTGATTGACGGGGTGGCGTCAGCGTGCCGTGCCTGCGCTCTGGTACCTCAGAACTCCCAGCGTGCCGGCTCCTCTTGCGTTCCCTGCCCAGCTGGTTTTTACATCGACAGAGACACCAACCGATGCCAGGAGTGTCCCCCCAACACACACCTGGCCGGGCGACAAACCTACGGCCAGGATGCGTGTGTCGCGTGTGGACCAGGAAGTATCAGTAACAAG gaACACTCCCGGTGCTACAGCGACTGCTCCTTCACCCACACGCTGAACAACCGCACCCTAACCTTTGACCTCAGCGCCCTGAGCGATGTGGCCTCGCTGACCATCGGGCCGAGTTTCACCTCTAAAGGCACAAAATACCTTCATCTGTTCAACATTAGCCTGTGTGGCCACGGG GGGAAGAGAGCTGCTGTCTGCACCGATAACGTCACCGACGTGTCCAACAAAGACGACCAGAGCGACGCAGCTCAGTTCGTGAACTCAGTGGACAGCTTCATCTGTCAGTCGACCATAATCCCATCGGATGGGCGGGGCTTCAGGATGGCCATTTCCTCGCAATCCATCAGCCTTGCTGACACTTTTATTG GAGCGACAGTAGACACCATTCTCAATGGTGTGAACGCCGAACCAGATCTTTTCCCGGAAAACTCACAGGATGTTCCCGACATCAATTTCTTCtacag GTCAACGCAGGTGACGGCATCATGTGATCAGGGTCGGAGTTCAGTCATTACCGTTCGCTGTAACCCAGAGAAGTCTGAGCGAGGAGAGCTCTCCGTGCCCAG CTCCTGTCCAGCAGGAACATGTGATGGATGCACGTTTCACTTCCTGTGGGAGAGTGCCAGCGCTTGTCCACGATGCACTGAGGACGACTACCACCAGATAGAGGGAGCTTGCAAGGGAGGCGTCCAG GAAACTCTATATGTGTGGAATGAGCCCAAATTGTGCACCAAAGGAGTGTCTCTGCCTCCTCGGAGCTCCTCCCCGTGTGAGGCCATCGCTCTGTGGCTTAAGGTCGGCGTTGGAGGCGGGGCCTTTGTGGCCGTGCTGCTCATCTCCCTCACCTGCTATTTctggaagaaaaacaagag GCTGGAGTACAAGTACTCTCGTCTGGTAATGTCTGCCAACAAAGAGTGTGAGCTGCCAGCTGCAGACAGCTGTGGCCTGGCTGAAGGAGAGGAGCCCGATGACGATGTGGTCTACGCCCAGAAACCCTCGCTGCTGGGGAAACTGCGTGCCATTGCCAACAAG CAGGAGGATGGAGAGAGCAGCGAGTCTGTGCAGTTGAAATCCTCACAGTCTGATCGATGGGTCCTGGGTTAA